The sequence below is a genomic window from Elusimicrobiota bacterium.
TCCACTCTCCCGTCCATTCCGGCATAAGTGTTTTGGAACTCCAGGTACGAGTCCTTTCATTTTTTATGTTTAATGATATTTCCGCCATTTTTTCGCCATTGAATGTCCAAACATGCGAAATTGAAGCGGGGGCTGCATCTGTTTTAACATTAGACCAGTAATAGACAACATTATTTTCAGTTGAGAAAGAAGTATTTGCTCCAACGGGCTCTCTTTCACTTACTGATGTACAAAATTTTGCGTCAGAAACTGTGATATTGCTTTCAGGCTGCTCCGCCTTCTCTTCGGATGCAGAAACCGCTGTCTCCTTACTGCCAGGGCCTGTGGATTCCGCGCTAAAGGACACCCCATAAGCAACAAAAAAAACAAAAGACAAAACAAACATCAACTTTCTTAACATGACTACCTCCCGACTTCAATAAGTTTCTCCTAAATAGGAGCCCCCATGTTTAGTTTTCGACTTTGAAAACTATGGGGGTAGCCTTCAATGTTTTTCTAAATCGGCGCCTCAGCTGTCTTGTTTTGCGTAAGCAAAACATGCGGAGGGCGACTTTGATTCCCTGCTTCTCAGGGAATCACCCCCATGTTTATCCCCATCGTTTTGATTCGCTTTTGCGAATGCAAAACGAATCAGTGGGGATGGGGGCTGTTAACTTTCTAATTTTTGAACACCTCAGAACGTTACCTCAGATGCTTTAATTATATTTTATATCCTAAGCATTGAAATGTCAATTACGATTTCAATAAGCTTTTATTAATTGGAGACCCCACGCCAAGTTTTACACAGTAAAACTGCTTTTCCCCTTGACGAATCATCCTTTCTAAGCTATTAATATATTACCTGGGGGGAGTATAAGGAGCGCCCTCGGGGGATAAAAGGCGACCACTTGGTCGCCTTCTTTTTTTTGCCCCCGCGTTTCCCCCATGTCCAGGTTTCTGCTTGCCCCTGTGTCCAGTTTTCAGTGAAAACTACGGGGGC
It includes:
- a CDS encoding DUF2914 domain-containing protein gives rise to the protein MLRKLMFVLSFVFFVAYGVSFSAESTGPGSKETAVSASEEKAEQPESNITVSDAKFCTSVSEREPVGANTSFSTENNVVYYWSNVKTDAAPASISHVWTFNGEKMAEISLNIKNERTRTWSSKTLMPEWTGEWTVETKDSNGNTIRKDSFTYNKTEATPKSTESEGSRTK